In Haloterrigena alkaliphila, a single genomic region encodes these proteins:
- a CDS encoding four-helix bundle copper-binding protein: MALTRIDHVGENDQMAECIDNCFEAAQACEWCADECAGEGEGMAKCLRLCRDVADLTTMHARFMARNSNYSPQLAEACAGACEECAEECEQHDEEHCQVCANVLRECAESCREMVSA, translated from the coding sequence ATGGCGTTAACTCGAATCGACCACGTCGGCGAGAACGACCAGATGGCAGAGTGCATCGACAACTGTTTCGAAGCCGCTCAAGCGTGTGAATGGTGTGCTGATGAATGTGCTGGTGAAGGCGAAGGGATGGCCAAGTGTCTTCGTCTCTGTCGGGATGTCGCCGACCTCACGACGATGCACGCACGCTTCATGGCGCGGAACTCGAACTACAGTCCGCAACTTGCGGAAGCCTGTGCCGGTGCATGCGAAGAGTGTGCGGAGGAGTGCGAACAACATGACGAGGAACACTGTCAGGTCTGTGCTAACGTGCTTCGGGAGTGTGCCGAGTCCTGTCGGGAGATGGTATCGGCGTGA